The Brevibacillus brevis genome contains a region encoding:
- a CDS encoding cold-shock protein, which yields MYFSKKAVVPIEEEETDVWTCSNEGCTCWMRDNFSFDKSPSCPFCHSRMVKDTRMLPVITNHSSRRNS from the coding sequence GTGTATTTCTCAAAAAAAGCAGTCGTTCCAATCGAAGAAGAGGAAACAGATGTATGGACGTGCAGTAATGAGGGCTGTACGTGCTGGATGAGAGATAACTTTTCCTTTGATAAGAGCCCGAGCTGCCCCTTTTGCCATTCCCGTATGGTAAAAGACACGCGCATGCTGCCAGTCATAACTAATCACAGCAGCAGGCGGAACTCTTGA
- a CDS encoding glycosyltransferase family 2 protein produces the protein MFTISLCMIVRDEEESLGRCLSTVYDLVDEIIIVDTGSTDRTKEIALTYGAQLFDFTWVDDFSAARNFAFAQAKMTYIFWLDADDVLLEVDRERFAALKTMDNFDYDSVSMPYHLKVDERGKPVHYLRRNRLVRRKCNFVWHGAVHEYLAVEGEILHSEIAITHQKNKLYTDRNLQIYVKRKENGEVFDPRDQFYFANELFDHARYEEAAEQYQLFLDGGLGWIEDQIWACQKQSECYAHLKQPEKQIQSLTRTLAIDLPRAEICCRMGAFFAEKQDFPKAIYWYRQATLLERPQGSMGKVDESAWTWLPHIQLCYCYDRLGDQRKAKIHHDMAKLYYPTHPSVAYNEAYFARLEELDSVEQ, from the coding sequence ATGTTCACGATTAGCTTGTGCATGATCGTTCGGGATGAGGAAGAATCACTCGGTCGATGCTTGTCGACGGTCTACGATTTGGTGGATGAAATCATCATTGTCGATACAGGGTCGACAGATCGGACCAAGGAAATTGCATTGACCTATGGTGCACAATTGTTTGATTTTACCTGGGTGGACGATTTTTCAGCAGCTCGTAACTTTGCTTTTGCGCAAGCCAAGATGACGTACATTTTTTGGTTGGATGCGGACGATGTGCTTTTGGAAGTGGATCGGGAACGTTTTGCTGCACTGAAGACTATGGACAATTTTGATTACGACAGTGTCTCGATGCCGTACCACTTAAAGGTAGATGAGCGAGGGAAGCCTGTTCACTATTTGCGAAGAAATCGCCTCGTCAGACGGAAGTGCAACTTTGTTTGGCATGGGGCGGTCCATGAGTATTTGGCTGTCGAGGGGGAAATCCTGCACAGTGAAATCGCCATTACTCATCAAAAAAATAAGCTGTACACAGACCGGAATTTGCAAATCTATGTAAAGCGCAAGGAAAATGGCGAAGTTTTTGATCCACGTGACCAATTTTATTTTGCGAATGAATTGTTCGATCATGCGAGGTACGAAGAGGCGGCTGAGCAATATCAGTTGTTTTTGGACGGAGGCTTGGGCTGGATCGAGGACCAAATATGGGCGTGCCAGAAGCAGTCAGAGTGTTACGCACACTTGAAGCAACCTGAAAAACAGATTCAATCTTTGACCAGGACACTTGCGATTGACCTACCGCGTGCGGAGATTTGCTGCAGGATGGGGGCTTTTTTTGCGGAGAAGCAAGATTTCCCGAAGGCCATTTACTGGTACCGGCAAGCAACATTATTGGAGCGGCCACAAGGTTCCATGGGGAAGGTAGATGAATCGGCATGGACGTGGTTGCCTCATATACAGCTATGCTACTGCTACGATCGGCTCGGGGATCAACGAAAAGCTAAAATTCACCACGACATGGCAAAGCTGTACTACCCGACGCATCCAAGTGTAGCGTACAACGAAGCTTATTTTGCAAGACTGGAGGAACTGGATTCGGTAGAACAATAG
- a CDS encoding ATP-binding protein — protein MTGFWAFIRKSITRRFMAMMLLFLSLLIAGASIVQYLNSNTLTQYQTAIYNTKEKQNLVADIAEHTNQIFFRARGYYAFLSPSEYNELFLEKKKLEQALDNFKKLPLNDEEQALVASIESFFTNFFANVFPTFSSYAKNGDFESLRKASASGVNQEVNNLLTYAGRYQEEHDQLLYTRNQLLFEELSQLSTWFLVYSLMVLVIMVVVTIQTTRDIGRPLVRLSEDAEQFANGGTPLLQDLNRIDEIGRLSRSLDYLIRQIQAKEEVLMAQNEELQAQQDELMMQQEELQEAMGKMEDNERYLEKKNRFILSLSNTLDKGELLSSIIRNITEVMDADKGVIVMLNTDRDAASFGVSQNGLEQLRKGLDDGPFVRTRETGLPYVLMRESTDAERGYTEEMSQTCELYLPVLDAQQTIVACIILSRIGRKFTNQELQVIIGIAKQISLAFDKLAMFEETERQRKMTQDMLDSVQEGIQLIDLGGETLQVNRNFCELLIYDNQLASQGFDLEQFLSHLQSRTLEPDRLIQYVRAVVLDEGAIPSGSIVFQMTGPEVRYIQLYAEPLFRNQEKWSTLLVYRDFTKEYEIDQMKSEFVSTVSHELRTPLASVLGFAELLLTKELKPERQQRYLATIYQEATRLTALINDFLDLQRMESGRQTYEVENVAIDQVIQDIFGLYQVQSPLHRFELDLQTEQTVVYGDQAKLRQVFVNLISNAVKYSPHGGHVRVRCRQDGNRLLVEVQDEGLGIPSEAIPHLFTKFYRVDNSDRREIGGTGLGLAIVQEIVHMHHGEVAVTSESGKGSTFTVTLPLAEHALSPDYPAGSEEAVSPTGQCNGNVVIIEDDLNLTELLRDELTSSGFRVNSFSTASEAVAAIEELRPDAVVLDLILKNGESGWKVIEEIRKNPDLRTIPIVISSAFEEKKKAFDLGATGYLIKPYHPDTLSKAILLAITNHEATGQIFIPDEQ, from the coding sequence ATGACCGGGTTCTGGGCGTTTATCAGAAAAAGCATCACCCGTCGCTTCATGGCGATGATGCTTCTTTTTCTATCACTGTTGATTGCGGGCGCTTCCATCGTTCAATATTTGAATAGCAACACATTAACCCAATATCAGACGGCGATATACAATACCAAGGAAAAACAAAATTTGGTCGCAGACATCGCTGAGCACACGAACCAGATCTTTTTTCGTGCAAGGGGTTATTACGCTTTTTTGAGCCCATCTGAGTACAATGAGCTATTTCTTGAAAAAAAGAAGCTGGAACAAGCGCTGGATAATTTTAAGAAGCTTCCGCTCAATGATGAGGAGCAAGCGCTTGTCGCTTCGATCGAGTCTTTCTTCACGAACTTTTTCGCCAATGTGTTTCCTACTTTTTCGAGCTATGCAAAGAACGGAGACTTTGAATCCCTGCGAAAAGCTTCGGCCAGTGGCGTGAATCAGGAAGTAAACAACTTGCTTACATACGCCGGGCGGTATCAGGAAGAGCACGATCAGCTTTTATATACGAGAAACCAACTACTGTTCGAAGAGCTGTCACAGCTAAGCACTTGGTTTCTCGTGTACTCGCTGATGGTGCTGGTGATCATGGTGGTAGTCACCATTCAAACCACACGGGATATCGGCAGGCCGTTGGTTCGTCTATCCGAAGATGCTGAACAGTTTGCCAATGGCGGTACACCTCTTTTGCAGGATTTGAACAGGATTGACGAAATCGGCAGGCTCTCCCGCTCCCTCGACTATTTGATCAGGCAAATTCAAGCCAAAGAAGAAGTTCTCATGGCACAAAACGAAGAGCTACAAGCCCAGCAGGATGAGCTGATGATGCAGCAAGAAGAGCTGCAAGAAGCAATGGGCAAGATGGAGGATAACGAACGGTATTTGGAAAAGAAAAACCGTTTCATCCTCTCTTTGTCGAATACGTTGGATAAAGGTGAGCTGCTTTCCAGTATCATTCGCAATATAACCGAGGTCATGGATGCCGATAAAGGTGTCATCGTCATGCTGAACACTGACAGGGATGCAGCCAGTTTTGGCGTTTCCCAGAACGGTCTGGAGCAATTGCGCAAAGGATTGGATGATGGTCCATTCGTGCGAACCAGGGAAACGGGCCTGCCGTATGTCCTGATGCGTGAAAGTACTGACGCTGAGCGCGGCTACACAGAGGAAATGTCACAAACATGTGAGCTTTACCTCCCAGTATTAGATGCCCAGCAGACAATCGTTGCATGTATCATCCTCTCCCGTATCGGTCGAAAATTCACGAATCAGGAGCTACAAGTCATCATCGGAATCGCCAAGCAGATTTCCTTGGCATTCGATAAGCTCGCGATGTTTGAAGAGACGGAGCGTCAGCGGAAAATGACACAGGATATGCTCGATTCAGTACAAGAAGGCATTCAGCTCATTGATCTGGGTGGAGAAACGCTGCAAGTAAACCGGAATTTCTGTGAGCTATTGATCTACGACAATCAGCTCGCTTCGCAAGGATTTGACTTGGAACAGTTCCTTTCCCATCTACAGAGTCGAACCTTAGAACCCGATCGGCTGATTCAGTATGTCAGAGCAGTCGTTTTAGACGAAGGCGCCATTCCTTCAGGCAGTATTGTGTTTCAGATGACCGGGCCGGAAGTACGTTATATTCAGCTCTATGCAGAGCCTCTGTTCCGGAATCAGGAGAAATGGAGTACCTTGCTCGTTTATCGTGACTTTACCAAGGAATACGAGATCGACCAAATGAAGTCGGAATTCGTCAGTACGGTCAGTCATGAGCTGCGTACTCCTCTCGCCAGTGTGCTCGGCTTTGCGGAGCTGCTATTAACGAAGGAGCTCAAGCCCGAGCGTCAACAACGGTATTTAGCGACCATTTATCAAGAAGCGACCCGCCTGACTGCGCTAATCAACGATTTCTTGGATTTGCAACGCATGGAATCCGGGAGACAGACGTATGAGGTAGAGAACGTTGCGATTGATCAAGTGATTCAGGACATTTTCGGACTTTATCAAGTCCAGTCCCCTCTCCATAGATTCGAACTCGATTTGCAAACGGAGCAAACCGTTGTTTATGGCGACCAAGCCAAGCTGCGTCAAGTATTTGTGAATCTGATCAGTAATGCCGTCAAATACTCCCCGCATGGCGGTCATGTCAGAGTGCGCTGTCGCCAAGATGGGAACCGCTTGCTCGTGGAGGTCCAAGATGAAGGGCTAGGCATTCCTTCCGAAGCTATCCCTCATCTGTTTACCAAATTTTATCGTGTTGATAACTCGGATCGCCGCGAGATTGGCGGTACAGGACTGGGACTCGCCATTGTTCAGGAGATCGTCCATATGCACCATGGAGAAGTTGCCGTTACGTCCGAATCAGGCAAGGGTAGTACATTTACAGTTACCCTTCCGCTGGCTGAGCACGCCTTGTCCCCTGACTATCCTGCGGGAAGTGAGGAGGCAGTCTCTCCAACTGGTCAATGCAATGGAAACGTTGTGATCATCGAGGACGATTTGAACCTAACCGAACTGTTGCGTGATGAGCTGACGAGTTCTGGATTCCGTGTCAATTCCTTCTCTACAGCTTCTGAGGCAGTAGCAGCAATCGAGGAGCTGCGACCGGATGCTGTCGTGCTTGACCTTATCTTGAAGAACGGCGAGAGTGGTTGGAAGGTCATTGAGGAAATACGCAAAAACCCGGATTTACGGACCATTCCAATCGTGATCTCCAGTGCTTTTGAGGAAAAGAAAAAGGCATTTGATCTGGGGGCAACCGGCTATCTGATCAAGCCTTATCATCCAGATACCTTGTCAAAAGCGATTTTGCTGGCCATCACGAATCATGAAGCAACGGGACAGATCTTCATTCCCGATGAACAGTAA
- a CDS encoding acyltransferase family protein — MYTDSKILKSLFYIQLFSSFLVVVGHFTASALSFTDPFWIVALNQISRYGTVLLTIATGYLTAYSFEAKSPTAREFFSGKLLYIFVPYLVSGVLYHYLLKKGMPHTAQDFTNIVLGKTGDHLYFVFMICQYYVFAYLFRCVITKRNILYVIWILLGIQYVYINFIHQGWFGLTTRHMLPSWIFTLYMGHVLYWYRESILSFLRNNRSILTLMTGVSTAAAMFFVVSNKLYVAVHLTFVFATLLSFLVLMVFFLERVDRLHIKFRKGLTYFIFLFHSAFLIMFKDYLFAKYGEVSWLFENTWYSLLYLLLIIGCSCLLALMLVWLVNKLERISKTIRQTRRQLHASE; from the coding sequence ATGTATACAGATTCAAAAATCTTGAAATCTCTGTTTTACATCCAGCTCTTCTCAAGTTTTCTCGTTGTAGTCGGTCATTTCACGGCTTCTGCCCTTTCGTTTACGGATCCATTTTGGATCGTGGCCCTCAATCAGATCAGTCGCTACGGCACTGTCCTGTTGACGATCGCCACCGGTTATTTGACTGCTTATTCTTTTGAAGCCAAGAGCCCTACTGCTCGCGAGTTTTTTTCAGGGAAGCTCCTGTATATTTTTGTCCCGTATTTAGTATCTGGCGTCCTGTACCATTACTTGTTGAAAAAAGGAATGCCTCATACTGCCCAGGACTTCACAAACATTGTTCTCGGCAAAACAGGTGATCATCTGTACTTTGTGTTTATGATTTGCCAGTATTACGTTTTTGCCTATCTGTTTCGCTGTGTGATCACGAAGCGCAACATTTTGTATGTCATTTGGATTCTGCTCGGTATTCAGTACGTGTACATTAATTTCATCCATCAGGGCTGGTTCGGGCTCACCACGCGTCACATGCTCCCGAGCTGGATCTTTACCCTGTACATGGGGCACGTGTTGTATTGGTACCGTGAATCGATTCTTTCCTTTTTGCGAAACAACCGCTCCATCCTGACGCTGATGACGGGTGTTTCCACTGCGGCTGCGATGTTTTTTGTTGTCTCAAACAAGCTGTATGTGGCTGTGCATTTGACTTTTGTGTTCGCCACGCTTCTATCGTTTCTCGTGCTCATGGTCTTCTTTCTGGAACGCGTCGATCGTTTGCACATCAAGTTTCGAAAAGGGCTGACGTATTTTATTTTCTTGTTTCACTCTGCTTTTTTGATCATGTTCAAAGATTATCTGTTTGCGAAATACGGCGAGGTCTCTTGGCTGTTTGAAAACACGTGGTACTCGCTCTTGTACTTGCTCCTCATTATCGGGTGCAGTTGTCTGTTGGCGCTCATGCTGGTCTGGCTGGTAAACAAACTGGAGCGTATCTCCAAAACCATACGACAAACACGCAGGCAGCTTCACGCTAGCGAATAA
- a CDS encoding sensor histidine kinase: protein MPMDDLAVYLDEHEATIVKEFKRRIAVSDSDQYKGLIHLNGQALYRMVIEYFRSEITLEDIKELAYKVAYERNRAETNIGDFVSNVCMGREMVIDLLQKGPFTPAALMPALLKINECFDVFLVHAVFKYTDLKDSDLEEKKLFIERSHKDRLTILGQMASSFVHEFRNPLTSIMGFSRLLKEDYPNLPYVEIIENELRQLNYRVSQFLLVSKKGAVYKQMEVFSVWELFDEILSFLYPNIVDVNVDIKCSIDPTFQLKGYKDEMKQVFINIISNALDALHKKTGEKEIVIEVSQTPDSSLITVSNNGSPIPPDLLSVIFEPFFTTKELGTGIGLYVCKEIIERHGGTITCESTDQQTKFSMQFKPCDTCTSGSMSMSHHI from the coding sequence ATGCCGATGGATGACTTGGCAGTATATTTGGACGAGCACGAGGCAACGATCGTGAAAGAATTCAAGCGACGAATTGCCGTTTCGGACAGTGATCAATACAAAGGATTGATCCATCTGAATGGGCAAGCACTGTATCGTATGGTTATTGAATATTTTCGTTCGGAAATCACTCTTGAGGATATTAAAGAATTGGCTTACAAGGTCGCATATGAACGAAACCGGGCAGAGACCAACATTGGCGATTTCGTTTCCAACGTGTGCATGGGCCGGGAAATGGTTATCGATCTTCTCCAAAAAGGTCCGTTTACGCCTGCCGCTTTAATGCCTGCCTTATTAAAAATAAACGAATGCTTTGATGTCTTTTTGGTACACGCTGTTTTCAAATACACCGACCTCAAAGACAGCGATTTGGAAGAGAAGAAGCTATTTATCGAGCGTTCTCACAAAGACAGGCTCACGATTCTGGGACAAATGGCATCCAGCTTCGTCCATGAATTCCGGAATCCGCTTACTTCCATTATGGGATTCTCTCGTTTGTTAAAAGAAGATTATCCGAATCTCCCTTACGTAGAGATTATTGAAAATGAGCTGCGGCAATTGAACTACCGGGTTTCGCAGTTTTTGCTGGTCTCGAAAAAGGGAGCCGTCTATAAGCAAATGGAGGTTTTTAGCGTTTGGGAGTTGTTCGATGAGATTCTTTCCTTCCTCTATCCGAATATCGTTGACGTGAATGTGGATATCAAATGCAGTATCGACCCTACCTTTCAACTAAAAGGCTACAAGGATGAGATGAAGCAGGTGTTTATCAACATCATTTCCAATGCGCTGGATGCGTTACATAAAAAAACAGGCGAAAAGGAGATTGTCATTGAGGTGTCCCAAACGCCTGACAGTTCCTTGATTACCGTTTCCAACAATGGATCGCCAATTCCACCTGACCTGCTTTCGGTTATTTTTGAACCGTTTTTCACGACGAAGGAGCTCGGTACTGGAATTGGCTTATACGTCTGCAAAGAAATCATTGAGCGGCATGGGGGAACGATTACGTGCGAGTCTACTGATCAGCAGACGAAATTTTCCATGCAATTCAAGCCCTGCGACACGTGTACGAGTGGCTCGATGTCGATGAGCCATCATATTTAA
- a CDS encoding glycosyltransferase family 2 protein gives MSPPLLSLCMIVKDEADQIEACLSSVHMVVDEIIVVDTGSTDGTQDICRKYGAKVLEIPWENSFAKARNAGLQVAKGEWILWLDADEIVQEEKPGVLRQAVSASKGDAFFMKMIHYTGSQKEQASRHSAYRSGQIRLFRNKKGFRFVRDIHEVLQWPATVSRELAIPLLPVHIHHLGYMDDAVQRKQKALRNLRLLRHERKQSKQDPWCDYHLANEFFRAKQLEHAFTLVNQAMKGFLTTKQPPPSICYKLKFDILFQHGSMRGAWPGIARAIQIYPNYVDLHFYKGVFLMEHGLYAEAIKAFEHCLEIGDNQWEHFSEQGMGSFYAFHFLGRCMERMGKEHESLVYDYTASSIHASYFAQKREVVL, from the coding sequence ATGAGCCCGCCTCTCCTTTCACTATGCATGATCGTCAAAGACGAAGCGGATCAGATCGAAGCATGTCTGTCCAGCGTGCATATGGTGGTAGACGAGATCATTGTTGTCGATACAGGATCAACCGATGGTACACAGGATATTTGTCGGAAATACGGGGCCAAAGTTCTGGAGATTCCTTGGGAAAACAGCTTTGCGAAAGCGAGAAACGCCGGCTTGCAGGTTGCCAAGGGAGAGTGGATTTTATGGCTGGATGCGGATGAAATCGTACAGGAAGAAAAACCGGGAGTACTTCGTCAGGCTGTAAGTGCGAGCAAAGGCGACGCCTTTTTTATGAAAATGATCCATTACACTGGTTCGCAAAAGGAGCAAGCTTCGCGCCACTCCGCCTACCGATCCGGGCAAATCCGTTTGTTTCGCAACAAAAAAGGATTTCGATTTGTGCGAGACATACACGAAGTGCTTCAATGGCCGGCCACCGTTTCTCGAGAGCTCGCCATCCCTTTGCTACCTGTACATATTCACCATCTTGGCTATATGGACGATGCCGTTCAACGAAAACAAAAAGCTTTGCGCAACTTGAGGCTCTTACGTCACGAAAGAAAGCAATCCAAACAAGACCCGTGGTGCGATTACCATCTCGCAAACGAATTTTTTCGCGCCAAACAATTAGAGCATGCATTTACACTGGTGAATCAAGCAATGAAAGGCTTTTTGACAACCAAACAACCTCCCCCGTCTATTTGCTACAAGCTGAAATTCGATATTCTTTTCCAGCATGGCAGTATGCGCGGAGCATGGCCGGGGATTGCACGAGCTATTCAAATCTACCCCAATTACGTAGACCTTCATTTTTACAAAGGCGTTTTCCTGATGGAGCATGGTCTGTATGCCGAGGCGATAAAAGCTTTTGAGCATTGCTTAGAGATCGGGGACAATCAGTGGGAACATTTTAGTGAGCAAGGAATGGGGAGCTTTTACGCTTTTCACTTCTTGGGACGGTGCATGGAGCGCATGGGCAAGGAACATGAATCCCTTGTCTACGATTACACAGCGAGCTCCATACACGCTTCGTACTTCGCACAAAAGCGAGAGGTGGTGCTATGA